The Burkholderia mayonis DNA window CTGCGTCGGCCCATTCGGCCGGATCGCTAAAACGGTACAGATCGAAGTGATAGACCTCGAGTTCCCCATCGGAACGCGCGAGTGCGTACGGCTCGACGAGCGCGTAGGTCGGGCTCTTCACGCGGCCCGCGTGGCCGAGGCCGCGCAGCATCGCGCGCACGAGCGTCGTCTTGCCTGCGCCGAGATCGCCGTAAAGCTGGATTTGCAGGCCGTCGAACGCGTGCGCGGCGGCGCGCTCGCCGCGCACCGCGTCGAGCGCGTGCGCGAAGCGCTCGCCGAACGCGATCGTAGCCGCCTCGTCGGCGAGCGCGAGCGTGCGCTCGGCGATCGGAGCGGGCGGGAAGGGCGCGGCATGCGCGTGGCTAGGCTGCTCGGACATTCTCGTAAAATAGAGCGATGGACCGAATTCCGGAACTCGCAGTCGCAGATGCGCGCCCCTCGCAGGACGGGCGCGCCGCGCCGTCTCGCCTCGACGATGCGAAGCTCGCCGGGCTCGCGTCGCGCATCAAGGCGTGGGGGCGCGAATTGGGTTTCGGGGCGATCGGCATCAGCGATACCGATCTCTCGGATGCCGAAGCGGGGCTCGCCGCCTGGCTGGAAGCCGGATGCCACGGCGAGATGGATTATATGGCCAAACATGGGATGAAACGTGCGCGGCCGGCCGAACTTGTGGCCGGCACGCGACGCGTGATCTCCGCGCGGCTCGCCTATCTGCCCGCCGCGACGCTCGGCGACGCACCCGATTCGAGCGCCGCGCCGCGCGACTGGCGCGCGCGCGAGGCGGCGCGCATCGCCGATCCGCAGGCGGCCGTCGTGTCCGTCTACGCGCGCGGCCGCGACTATCACAAGGTATTGCGCCACCGGTTGCAGACGCTCGCCGAGCGGATCGAAGCCGAGATCGGCGCATTCGGCTATCGCGTGTTCACCGATTCCGCGCCGGTACTTGAAGTCGAGCTCGCGCAGAAGGCGGGCGTCGGCTGGCGCGGCAAGCACACGCTGCTCTTGCAGCGCGACGCGGGCTCGTTCTTTTTTCTCGGCGAAATCTACGTCGACGTGCCGTTGCCGACCGACGCGCAGACGTCGCCCGCCGCCGCGCCCGAGACGTCCGGCGCGCATTGCGGCAGCTGCACGCGCTGCATCGGCGCGTGCCCGACCGGCGCGATCGTCGCGCCGTATCGCGTCGACGCGCGGCGCTGCATCTCCTATCTGACGATTGAATTACACGGCAGCATTCCCGAGCCGCTGCGGCCGCTCGTCGGCAATCGCGTGTACGGCTGCGACGACTGCCAGCTCGTCTGCCCGTGGAACAAGTTCGCGCAGGCGGCGCCCGTGGCCGACTTCGACGTGCGGCACGGGCTCGATCGCGCGTCGCTCGTCGAACTGTTCGCATGGACTGCCGAGCAATTCGACGAGCGGATGCAAGGCAGCGCGATTCGCCGGATCGGTCACGAGCGCTGGCTGCGCAATCTCGCGGTCGGCCTCGGCAACGCGCTGCGCACGGCGCCCGGCAGCGTCGAGCCCGTCGCGCGCGCGGCGATCGTCGCGGCGTTGCGCGCGCGTGCGGACGATTCGTCCGAGCTCGTGCGCGAGCACGTCGAGTGGGCGCTGCGCGCTGCGTGAAGGCGGCGTAAAGTGACGGTTTGGCGGGCGGCCGGCGCACGTCGCGGGCGAGCCCCTTTCAGGAGACAACGATGTTCAACGCAGTAATCGATGCGCCATTCGGCAAGATGGGTATCCGCACCGATGCGTCGGTCGTGCGCGAGATCGTCTATCTGCCCGAATCGATGAAGAGCGTCGCGCCGGACACGACGCTCGCGAAGCGGGCCGCGCGCCAGATCGAGCGCTATTTCGAGCGTGCGTCCGCGCGTTTCGACCTGCCGCTCGCGGCAGTCGGCACGCCGTTCCAGCATCGCGTGTGGAACGCGATCAGCGCGATTCCGCCCGGCGTCGTGCTGACCTACGGGCAGATCGCGAAGCAGATCGGCAGCGCGCCGCGCGCGGTCGGCCAGGCGTGCGGCTCGAACTATTTTCCGCTCGTGATTCCGTGTCATCGCGTCGTCGCGTCGGGCGGGATCGGCGGCTTCGCGAACCACGACGACGACGGCTACTTCCTCAAGGTCAAGCGCTGGCTGCTTGCGCACGAGGGCGTGCAGTACTGATGGCGCGCGCAGCAGGTGCCCCCGCGGCCCCCGTGGCGATCGTCGAGCCCGAGCGTGCGCACGCGCCGTCGTCCGATCGTCCGTCCGACGAGCTGGCCGCGTCGCCCGCATGGGTCGACAGCCGCACGTCGATCGATCTGTTCTGCGATGCGATGTGGCTCGAGCACGGGCTGTCGCGCAACACGCTCGACGCGTACCGGCGCGACCTGCAACTGTTCGCGCAATGGCTCGCCGCGCAGCATGAGGCGAACGTCGATCAGGCGAGCGAGGCGATGCTGACGGGCTACATCGCCGCGCGCAGCGACGGCAAGGCGACGTCGTCGAATCGCCGGCTGTCGGTGTTTCGCCGCTATTACGGCTGGGCGGTGCGCGAGCATCGCGCCGCCGCCGACCCGACGCTCAGGATCGCATCGGCGAAACAGGCGCCGCGGTTTCCGTCGACGCTGTCCGAGGCGCAGGTCGAGGCATTGCTTGCCGCCCCCGACGTCGATACGCCGCTCGGCCTGCGCGACCGGGCGATGCTCGAATTGATGTACGCGAGCGGGCTGCGCGTGAGCGAGCTCGTCACGCTGAAGTCGGTCG harbors:
- the tsaE gene encoding tRNA (adenosine(37)-N6)-threonylcarbamoyltransferase complex ATPase subunit type 1 TsaE; translated protein: MSEQPSHAHAAPFPPAPIAERTLALADEAATIAFGERFAHALDAVRGERAAAHAFDGLQIQLYGDLGAGKTTLVRAMLRGLGHAGRVKSPTYALVEPYALARSDGELEVYHFDLYRFSDPAEWADAGFREYFNSGAICVVEWPQRAGALLGVPDLVFSLDVDGEGRLLTARAYSASGKACLERC
- the queG gene encoding tRNA epoxyqueuosine(34) reductase QueG, whose translation is MDRIPELAVADARPSQDGRAAPSRLDDAKLAGLASRIKAWGRELGFGAIGISDTDLSDAEAGLAAWLEAGCHGEMDYMAKHGMKRARPAELVAGTRRVISARLAYLPAATLGDAPDSSAAPRDWRAREAARIADPQAAVVSVYARGRDYHKVLRHRLQTLAERIEAEIGAFGYRVFTDSAPVLEVELAQKAGVGWRGKHTLLLQRDAGSFFFLGEIYVDVPLPTDAQTSPAAAPETSGAHCGSCTRCIGACPTGAIVAPYRVDARRCISYLTIELHGSIPEPLRPLVGNRVYGCDDCQLVCPWNKFAQAAPVADFDVRHGLDRASLVELFAWTAEQFDERMQGSAIRRIGHERWLRNLAVGLGNALRTAPGSVEPVARAAIVAALRARADDSSELVREHVEWALRAA
- a CDS encoding methylated-DNA--[protein]-cysteine S-methyltransferase → MFNAVIDAPFGKMGIRTDASVVREIVYLPESMKSVAPDTTLAKRAARQIERYFERASARFDLPLAAVGTPFQHRVWNAISAIPPGVVLTYGQIAKQIGSAPRAVGQACGSNYFPLVIPCHRVVASGGIGGFANHDDDGYFLKVKRWLLAHEGVQY
- the xerD gene encoding site-specific tyrosine recombinase XerD, translating into MARAAGAPAAPVAIVEPERAHAPSSDRPSDELAASPAWVDSRTSIDLFCDAMWLEHGLSRNTLDAYRRDLQLFAQWLAAQHEANVDQASEAMLTGYIAARSDGKATSSNRRLSVFRRYYGWAVREHRAAADPTLRIASAKQAPRFPSTLSEAQVEALLAAPDVDTPLGLRDRAMLELMYASGLRVSELVTLKSVEVGLNEGVVRVTGKGSKERLVPFGEVAHGWIERYLRDGRPALLGARAADPLFVTARGDGMTRQQFWNIIKRHAQQADVRAHLSPHTLRHAFATHLLNHGADLRVVQLLLGHSDISTTQIYTHVARERLKTLHAAHHPRG